From Sporocytophaga myxococcoides, one genomic window encodes:
- a CDS encoding HEPN domain-containing protein: MIASLDFLPEYKQEELKLITDLVVEKMKPAKLLLFGSYARNTWAEEEKVEEGNRLIFKSDYDILVITSEELGNVSSTRWRKTKQKLKKLELSTTVTAIHHSADFINKELKAGSYFFTDVIREGIVLYDSGEVTLATPGKVNPDAVLKRAKEEYEYWFKNAEQFQKGYRMYFEDGDYKFAAFHLHQATESFYSAVALVFTHYKGKNHDLDELGKTAAVINREFRTVFPKETQEQIDRYELLKKAYIDARYKKGYTITKEDLEYLSERIEVLRELVKRVCEERLG; this comes from the coding sequence TTGATTGCCAGTTTAGATTTTTTGCCGGAATACAAACAGGAGGAGCTGAAGCTTATCACAGATCTGGTTGTGGAAAAGATGAAGCCTGCTAAACTGCTGCTTTTCGGAAGTTATGCGCGGAATACCTGGGCTGAGGAGGAAAAAGTAGAAGAGGGTAACCGGTTGATTTTCAAAAGTGATTACGACATTCTGGTCATTACTTCTGAAGAACTGGGCAATGTCTCCAGCACCAGATGGCGCAAGACCAAACAAAAGCTGAAGAAGCTGGAATTGTCCACAACTGTTACAGCCATCCACCACAGCGCTGACTTCATCAATAAAGAACTCAAAGCCGGTAGTTATTTCTTCACCGATGTGATCCGTGAGGGGATTGTATTATACGATTCCGGAGAGGTGACTCTAGCAACTCCTGGAAAGGTAAATCCGGATGCGGTGCTTAAAAGGGCTAAAGAGGAGTATGAATACTGGTTTAAAAATGCAGAACAATTTCAAAAAGGCTATAGAATGTATTTTGAAGATGGAGATTATAAGTTTGCTGCATTTCATCTTCACCAAGCCACTGAAAGCTTTTACTCAGCTGTTGCCTTAGTCTTCACACATTACAAAGGCAAGAACCATGACCTTGATGAATTAGGTAAGACTGCTGCGGTAATCAATAGAGAATTCCGAACTGTATTCCCAAAAGAAACCCAAGAACAGATTGATCGTTACGAGCTGTTGAAGAAGGCTTATATTGATGCAAGATATAAGAAGGGGTATACGATTACGAAAGAGGATTTGGAGTATTTGAGTGAGAGGATAGAGGTGTTGAGGGAGTTGGTGAAGAGGGTTTGTGAGGAGAGGCTGGGGTGA
- a CDS encoding YegP family protein, with protein sequence MNNPKFQVNRSTQYYYRLKARNGENILSGEGYTTKQSCLNGIASVKANAPYDSKYERKISTNNYYYFVLKAANGEVIGVSEMYTTIQARENGIEAVKRDAPTAPIEDLA encoded by the coding sequence ATGAACAACCCTAAATTTCAGGTGAACCGAAGTACACAATATTACTATCGTTTAAAGGCCAGAAATGGAGAAAACATTCTTTCCGGAGAAGGCTACACCACAAAGCAATCGTGTTTAAATGGGATTGCCTCCGTCAAAGCAAATGCTCCTTATGACAGTAAGTACGAAAGAAAAATATCTACTAACAACTATTATTATTTTGTATTAAAAGCTGCAAATGGAGAAGTCATTGGTGTTAGTGAAATGTACACTACCATACAAGCAAGAGAAAACGGAATTGAAGCAGTAAAAAGAGATGCTCCTACTGCTCCGATTGAAGATTTAGCTTAA
- a CDS encoding DUF6998 domain-containing protein — protein sequence MENNLQFVKNKISEIQAIIKELKARYPHKEFTMDGRLVGDLGEIAAEVLYDLKLYEKLEKHYDGVTSTGQKVQIKATFKNSLTFKNCCDYYLGLKFEEDGTISEIFNGPGKIINQAYSHRKGFGKELLSFPIKALKELSSKVEEGQRIPKRFS from the coding sequence ATGGAAAATAATCTTCAATTCGTCAAAAACAAAATTTCTGAAATACAAGCAATCATAAAAGAGCTAAAAGCACGATATCCACATAAAGAGTTCACGATGGATGGAAGATTAGTCGGGGACCTTGGTGAAATAGCTGCTGAGGTTTTGTATGATCTTAAACTATACGAAAAATTAGAGAAACATTACGATGGAGTTACTTCAACCGGACAGAAAGTACAGATAAAAGCTACATTTAAAAACAGCCTTACCTTTAAAAACTGCTGCGACTATTATCTAGGATTAAAATTTGAAGAAGACGGAACAATATCCGAAATTTTCAATGGACCAGGTAAAATAATCAATCAAGCATACAGTCATCGAAAAGGCTTTGGAAAAGAATTATTAAGCTTCCCAATAAAAGCTTTAAAGGAACTATCATCTAAAGTTGAAGAAGGCCAAAGAATTCCTAAAAGATTTTCTTGA
- a CDS encoding endonuclease/exonuclease/phosphatase family protein, whose amino-acid sequence MTQITIATFNCENLFRRFKFEKGINSATTKTEGFIIDPKKFDIIIDAERAATAAAIKETKADIIALQEVENMDALKQFNNQFLSKSGYKYKAIIDGNDPRFIDVAILSKVPFDAIRTHQFLRTANNKSYIFSRDCLEVEFNIEGKPLTLFVNHLKSMMDGREVTSERRKIQAEAVVDILKKKYGSNPGNHNWIVLGDMNDYRPSSALDIFFDNKWIVDVLERLPEDERWTHFYDKKKEYRQIDYILLSKKLATGNKESIPRIIRKG is encoded by the coding sequence ATGACACAAATTACTATCGCAACCTTTAATTGCGAGAATCTTTTCAGACGATTTAAATTTGAAAAAGGCATTAATTCTGCAACAACCAAAACAGAGGGCTTTATTATTGATCCAAAGAAATTTGATATTATCATTGATGCTGAAAGGGCTGCAACTGCTGCAGCTATAAAGGAAACCAAGGCTGATATCATCGCTCTTCAGGAGGTTGAAAATATGGATGCTTTGAAGCAATTTAATAATCAGTTTCTAAGTAAGTCTGGTTATAAGTATAAAGCTATTATTGATGGAAATGATCCCAGATTTATTGATGTCGCGATTTTAAGCAAGGTACCTTTTGATGCAATCAGGACGCATCAGTTTCTAAGAACTGCCAATAACAAGAGTTATATTTTTTCCCGGGACTGTCTTGAAGTTGAATTCAATATTGAAGGCAAACCTTTGACACTTTTTGTAAATCATCTTAAATCAATGATGGATGGACGGGAGGTTACGTCCGAAAGAAGAAAAATTCAGGCGGAAGCAGTAGTTGATATTTTAAAGAAAAAATATGGAAGCAACCCTGGAAATCATAACTGGATTGTCCTTGGTGATATGAACGACTATAGGCCGTCTTCAGCTCTTGATATCTTCTTTGATAATAAATGGATCGTTGATGTCTTAGAAAGACTTCCGGAAGATGAACGATGGACACATTTCTATGATAAGAAAAAAGAATACCGACAGATTGACTACATTTTATTGTCCAAAAAACTTGCCACTGGTAATAAAGAATCAATTCCCCGAATCATCAGAAAAGGTTGA
- a CDS encoding T9SS type A sorting domain-containing protein — protein MRIVSFLVTIFISNTLQAQINNWSKGAIKTEESFVNSINVDANKEVYFGGSFKDTVQSDDFYFETLPGKYKILCGKYKNDGTLLWVSADGECDFISVYSTDYDQSGNLYVGGMCGGDITFNGITYPQMDAGFFVKYDNQGNPQWIRFIKGDSEYNYNILTSLKVDSENNIYTYGLYSGIIDFGDTTVACLQGIGASALLAKFDPSGLFLWARSYLPTGGDLLVTKAEAIEIDGDDNVYVSGGLLGTLTIDSTTITSFEKEDIFINKVDKNGNSKWLIKEGVDGIDEYGKLSAIHDDALYYIMVFQGDSTVVNGQIHRGVNSVYSLVTGHVLIKYDTSGVVQWSKLVATPIQNLGHIQTFKIDLDKRGNIIAGGCYSGGVDFIDTTISNNGNFDPYILRLDPSGNLIDAWSEGYKTTEYVTDMEVDDCGNYYLGGMFIDSTGLGGIPLKTKSEKAAHFISRISTNKDCDLILGMGKQSSDMSDIMIFPNPAYNNESAQISIGEAMSGAINIRLKDVMGNKVHEQTAFFNNDLSLKVATDNLVSGTYFVEISDEKRSQVKKLVVVK, from the coding sequence ATGCGAATAGTTTCATTTTTAGTTACCATATTCATATCAAATACACTACAAGCTCAAATAAATAACTGGTCTAAAGGTGCTATAAAAACTGAAGAAAGTTTCGTTAATTCCATAAATGTTGATGCAAATAAGGAAGTATACTTTGGTGGAAGCTTCAAAGACACAGTGCAGAGTGATGATTTTTATTTTGAGACGCTTCCTGGAAAATATAAAATTCTTTGCGGCAAATATAAGAATGACGGTACATTGCTCTGGGTTTCAGCAGACGGAGAATGCGATTTTATAAGTGTGTATTCGACTGATTACGATCAGTCGGGTAATTTATATGTAGGAGGTATGTGTGGAGGAGATATTACGTTTAATGGTATAACTTATCCTCAAATGGATGCTGGTTTCTTTGTCAAATATGATAATCAGGGCAATCCTCAATGGATAAGATTTATTAAAGGTGACTCTGAATATAACTATAATATTCTCACTTCTTTAAAAGTTGATTCTGAAAACAACATTTATACTTATGGACTTTATTCGGGAATCATTGACTTTGGAGATACTACTGTTGCTTGTTTACAAGGGATAGGGGCAAGTGCCTTGCTAGCAAAATTTGATCCTTCCGGACTTTTTTTATGGGCGAGATCTTACCTTCCTACCGGAGGTGATCTTTTAGTAACTAAAGCTGAAGCAATAGAAATTGATGGTGACGATAATGTTTATGTTTCAGGAGGTTTACTTGGAACATTGACAATAGATTCAACAACCATTACTTCTTTTGAAAAGGAAGATATTTTTATCAATAAAGTAGATAAAAACGGAAACTCAAAATGGCTTATAAAGGAAGGGGTTGATGGCATAGATGAATATGGAAAATTGAGTGCCATCCATGATGATGCATTGTATTATATTATGGTATTTCAAGGAGACTCTACTGTCGTTAATGGGCAAATTCACAGAGGCGTTAATAGTGTGTATAGTTTGGTTACAGGACATGTTTTGATAAAATACGATACCTCCGGTGTTGTTCAATGGTCAAAACTGGTTGCTACTCCGATCCAAAATTTAGGTCATATCCAAACATTTAAAATTGACCTGGACAAGAGAGGAAATATCATTGCTGGTGGTTGTTATAGCGGAGGTGTTGATTTTATTGACACGACTATTTCAAATAATGGAAATTTTGATCCATACATTCTTAGACTAGATCCTTCTGGAAATTTAATTGATGCGTGGAGTGAAGGCTATAAAACGACAGAGTATGTAACGGATATGGAGGTTGATGACTGCGGTAATTATTACCTTGGCGGAATGTTTATAGATTCAACAGGACTAGGTGGAATTCCACTTAAGACAAAATCTGAGAAGGCGGCTCATTTTATTTCAAGGATATCAACGAATAAAGATTGTGATCTTATCCTGGGAATGGGTAAACAAAGTTCGGACATGTCTGATATCATGATATTTCCCAATCCTGCTTATAACAATGAGAGTGCTCAAATATCAATTGGAGAAGCGATGTCTGGCGCAATTAACATCAGACTAAAAGATGTGATGGGCAATAAAGTGCATGAACAAACTGCTTTTTTCAATAATGATTTGTCACTGAAGGTTGCCACAGATAATCTTGTATCAGGAACTTATTTTGTGGAAATATCAGATGAGAAAAGAAGCCAGGTGAAGAAGCTGGTGGTTGTTAAGTAA